The following coding sequences lie in one Pectobacterium sp. A5351 genomic window:
- the dppC gene encoding dipeptide ABC transporter permease DppC yields the protein MTHVTEPVVNSAPKPMTPLQEFWHYFKRNKGAVVGMVYVVLMLIIAIGANVLAPHAPAEQFRDALLRPPVWQEGGSWQFILGTDDVGRDVLSRLMYGARLSLLVGCLVVALSLVLGVIFGLLAGYFGGVVDALIMRIVDIMLALPSLLLALVLVAVFGPSIVNASLALTFVALPHYVRLTRAAVLVEVNRDYVTASRVAGASSARQMFVNILPNCLAPLIVQASLGFSNAILDMAALGFLGMGAQPPTPEWGTMLSDVLQFAQSAWWVVTFPGLAILLTVLAFNLMGDGLRDALDPKLKQ from the coding sequence ATGACACACGTCACTGAACCTGTTGTAAATAGCGCACCGAAGCCGATGACCCCGCTACAGGAATTCTGGCACTATTTTAAACGTAACAAAGGGGCGGTCGTTGGCATGGTGTATGTCGTGCTGATGCTGATTATCGCCATTGGCGCCAACGTGTTGGCACCACATGCCCCTGCCGAGCAGTTCCGCGATGCGCTGCTTCGTCCGCCGGTCTGGCAAGAGGGCGGGAGCTGGCAGTTCATTCTGGGCACCGATGATGTCGGGCGTGATGTCCTGTCCCGCCTGATGTATGGCGCACGCCTGTCGCTGCTGGTCGGCTGTCTGGTCGTCGCCCTGTCGCTGGTGCTGGGGGTGATCTTCGGTCTGCTGGCCGGGTATTTCGGCGGTGTGGTCGATGCGCTCATCATGCGTATCGTCGATATCATGCTGGCGCTGCCAAGCCTGCTGCTGGCGCTGGTGCTGGTGGCCGTCTTCGGGCCTTCGATTGTGAATGCCTCGCTGGCGCTGACCTTCGTGGCATTGCCGCACTACGTCCGTTTAACCCGCGCGGCGGTGCTGGTGGAAGTCAATCGCGATTACGTCACGGCCTCACGCGTGGCGGGAGCCAGTTCGGCGCGTCAGATGTTCGTTAACATTCTTCCGAACTGCCTGGCACCGCTGATTGTGCAGGCTTCTCTCGGCTTTTCTAATGCCATTCTCGATATGGCTGCTTTGGGTTTCCTCGGTATGGGCGCACAGCCGCCAACGCCAGAGTGGGGCACCATGCTGTCGGACGTTTTGCAGTTTGCGCAAAGCGCCTGGTGGGTGGTGACGTTCCCCGGTCTGGCAATCTTACTGACGGTATTGGCGTTTAACCTGATGGGGGACGGTTTGCGTGACGCTCTCGACCCCAAACTCAAGCAGTAG
- the dppD gene encoding dipeptide ABC transporter ATP-binding protein → MALLNVDKLSVHFGDEDLPFRAVDRISYQVEQGQVVGIVGESGSGKSVSSLAIMGLIDYPGKVMADKLEFNQRDLTKISEKERRNLVGSEVAMIFQDPMTSLNPCYTVGYQIMEAIKVHQGGNRKTRRQRAIDLLTLVGIPDPASRLDVYPHQLSGGMSQRVMIAMAIACRPKLLIADEPTTALDVTIQAQIIELLLELQQRENMALILITHDLALVAEAAHHIIVMYAGQVVESGKAADIFSAPRHPYTQALLRALPEFAADKSRLASLPGVVPGKYDRPNGCLLNPRCPYAQARCRQEEPELRDIPGRQVKCHTPLDDAGRPTL, encoded by the coding sequence ATGGCGTTGCTCAATGTAGATAAACTGTCGGTTCACTTTGGTGATGAGGATCTGCCGTTTCGTGCGGTCGATCGTATCAGCTACCAGGTTGAACAAGGTCAGGTCGTCGGTATCGTCGGGGAATCCGGCTCCGGTAAGTCCGTCAGCTCGCTGGCGATTATGGGGCTGATTGATTACCCCGGCAAAGTGATGGCCGACAAGCTGGAGTTTAACCAGCGTGATTTAACAAAAATTTCTGAGAAAGAACGGCGTAATCTGGTGGGTTCTGAAGTCGCGATGATTTTCCAGGACCCGATGACCAGCCTGAACCCGTGCTACACCGTGGGCTACCAGATCATGGAAGCCATCAAGGTGCATCAGGGCGGTAACCGTAAAACCCGTCGTCAGCGTGCAATTGATCTACTGACGCTGGTCGGGATTCCCGATCCGGCTTCGCGCCTCGATGTCTATCCGCACCAGCTTTCCGGCGGGATGAGTCAGCGCGTGATGATTGCGATGGCGATTGCCTGTCGGCCGAAGCTGCTGATTGCCGATGAACCCACCACCGCACTCGACGTGACCATTCAGGCGCAGATCATTGAATTGCTGCTTGAATTGCAGCAGCGCGAGAACATGGCGCTGATCCTGATCACGCACGATTTGGCGCTGGTGGCCGAAGCGGCACATCACATCATCGTGATGTATGCCGGGCAGGTCGTGGAATCAGGTAAAGCGGCGGACATTTTCAGTGCGCCCCGCCATCCGTATACCCAGGCGCTGCTGCGTGCGCTGCCAGAGTTTGCGGCGGACAAATCCCGGTTGGCATCGTTGCCGGGCGTGGTGCCGGGCAAATACGATCGCCCGAACGGCTGTCTGTTAAACCCACGCTGCCCTTATGCACAGGCGCGTTGTCGTCAGGAAGAACCTGAACTGCGCGATATTCCTGGTCGTCAGGTGAAATGTCATACACCGCTGGATGATGCGGGGAGACCGACCCTATGA